The following proteins are co-located in the Palaemon carinicauda isolate YSFRI2023 chromosome 3, ASM3689809v2, whole genome shotgun sequence genome:
- the LOC137634748 gene encoding calponin homology domain-containing protein DDB_G0272472-like — protein MANYFNHAFAMWMENLKAKLNWHQNAASVIQEQNAACEEVKLKLQEQLRTLQESFVFKWFSWLFPEAPRFGDCHAVASQDGFISRWLQRCPGIGGLWKAREELQGCEHGLRQMESEALRFNDQLKSTWFGGRLLSGFDVEHRNGFLHGNRIYIGVAGALALITGIVFAVRKTAKEDEGEGTPEMEAVISDNLNLLDGLELETDNLDGIIPVENPEEEKNKLEGQLNELRGVVDEIIAQKEEQEKLKTQKDTEYQNLLIECAEKDLQRKEQEELIQNLQAENEKITKMQDEKTELLNQLKNEMEELKALKEQEIIEKTSGYQKLENEIKKKDHQLKEQDKLNQNLQAENEKITKMQDEKTELLNQLKNEMEELKALKEQEIIEKTSGYQKLENEIKKKDHQLKEQDKLNQNLQAENEKITKMQDEKTELLNQLRNEMEELKALKEKEIIDKTSDYQKLENEINQKDHQLGEQEKLNQNLQAENEKLTKMQDEKTELLNQLRNEMEELKALKEQEIIEKTSDYQKLENEINKKDLQVKEQEKLLKNIRAENEEIKLINENENKRGNLLKEGLFSQMNNKFKEAVDIFTAALAIETEKDEETALLHALRAEVNSATDNPPHLHIVLDCCKAIEKGVEGWKAYMVRGKHLLKLGLFDAALKDFETVKVKKSETNFKIIDDTLALKKQWEDKGHYEVLGVEQTATKAEIMKAFKELSMMCHPDRHRDKPEFIQDAFEEKYKKVVNAKLILVDKQNRRDYDEELRRQCSQQEEPWEFGGFNPWGRDDRWTYHQEPPRNNHGWRTYDQEPPRNNHGRWTYDQEPPRNNHGRRNQDGQNNQGYGDQYFY, from the coding sequence ATGGCTAACTACTTTAATCACGCATTTGCAATGTGGATGGAAAATCTCAAAGCAAAACTCAACTGGCATCAAAATGCTGCTTCAGTTATTCAAGAACAGAATGCAGCATGCGAGGAAGTGAAGCTGAAATTACAGGAACAGCTGCGGACTCTACAAGAGTCCTTTGTGTTCAAGTGGTTTTCGTGGCTCTTCCCAGAGGCACCGCGCTTCGGAGACTGTcatgcagtcgcctctcaggatggattcatcagtaggtggctgcagcgctgtcccGGGATCGGGGGCTtgtggaaagcccgtgaggaactacaaGGGTGTGAACATGGATTGCGGCAAATGGAGTCAGAAGCTCTgcgattcaacgaccagttgaaatcaaCATGGTTCGGTGGCAGACTTCTCTCCGGATTCGACGTTGAACATCGGAATGGATTTTTGCATGGTAACAGGATTTACATCggtgtggctggtgctttggccttaATTACCGGAATCGTATTTGCTGTGAGAAAGACAGCAAAAGAAGATGAAGGTGAAGGTACTCCAGAAATGGAAGCTGTTATCAGCGATAATCTAAACCTATTGGACGGACTGGAACTCGAAACTGATAATCTGGATGGAATCATTCCTGTGGAAAATCCTGAGGAGGAAAAGAACAAGTTGGAGGGACAACTTAATGAATTGAGAGGAGTAGTCGATGAAATTATTGCACAGAAAGAGGAGCAGGAAAAACTGAAAACTCAGAAAGATACTGAGTATCAAAACCTGCTAATTGAATGCGCCGAGAAAGATCTTCAAAGGAAAGAACAGGAGGAATTAATACAAAATCTACAAGCTGAAAATGAAAAAATCACAAAAATGCAGGATGAAAAaactgagcttctaaatcaattgaagaatgaaatggaagaattgaaagcattgaaagaaCAGGAAATTATAGAAAAGACGTCTGGCTATCAAAAACTCGAAAACGAAATCAAGAAAAAGGATCATCAGCTGAAAGAACAGGATAAATTAAATCAAAATCTACAAGCTGAAAATGAAAAAATCACAAAAATGCAGGATGAAAAaactgagcttctaaatcaattgaagaatgaaatggaagaattgaaagcattgaaagaaCAGGAAATTATAGAAAAGACGTCTGGCTATCAAAAACTCGAAAACGAAATCAAGAAAAAGGATCATCAGCTGAAAGAACAGGATAAATTAAATCAAAATCTACAAGCTGAAAATGAAAAAATCACAAAAATGCAGGATGAAAAaactgagcttctaaatcaattgaggaatgaaatggaagaattgaaagcattgaaagaaaaggaaatcatAGACAAGACATCTGACTATCAAAAACTCGAAAACGAAATCAACCAAAAGGATCATCAGCTGGGAGAACAGGAGAAATTAAATCAAAATCTACAAGCTGAAAATGAAAAGCTCACAAAAATGCAGGATGAAAAaactgagcttctaaatcaattgaggaatgaaatggaagaattgaaagcCTTGAAAgaacaggaaatcatagaaaagacgTCTGACTATCAAAAACTCGAAAACGAAATCAACAAAAAGGATCTTCAAGTGAAAGAACAGGAgaagttattgaaaaatataagaGCTGAAAACGAAGAGATAAAACtgatcaatgaaaatgaaaataagagaggAAACTTACTTAAGGAAGGACTATTTTCTCAGATGAATAACAAGTTCAAAGAGGCTGTGGACATTTTCACTGCAGCCTTGGCTATCGAGACGGAGAAGGATGAAGAAACTGCTCTTTTGCATGCCCTTCGGGCTGAAGTGAACTCAGCCACTGATAATCCTCCTCATCTGCACATTGTGCTGGACTGTTGCAAGGCCATCGAGAAAGGCGTAGAAGGGTGGAAAGCGTACATGGTACGAGgaaagcaccttctcaaacttggccttttcgacgctgccctAAAGGACTTCGAAACTGTTAAGGTAAAGAAATCGGAAACAAATTTCAAAATCATTGATGATACTCTGGCTCTAAAGAAGCAATGGGAAGACAAAGGTCATTATGAAGTCTTGGGCGTGGAACAGACAGCCACGAAGGCTGAAATTATGAAAGCCTTCAAAGAGCTGTCCATGATGTGCCACCCGGACAGACATAGGGACAAACCCGAGTTCATACAGGACGCTTTCGAAGAGAAGTACAAGAAGGTCGTGAATGCTAAACTTATTCTGGTGGACAAACAGAACCGAAGAGATTACGATGAAGAACTTCGCCGACAGTGCTCACAGCAGGAGGAACCCTGGGAATTTGGGGGATTCAACCCCTGGGGAAGGGATGATCGTTGGACTTATCATCAGGAGCCTCCAAGGAACAATCATGGATGGAGGACTTATGATCAGGAGCCTCCAAGGAACAATCATGGACGGTGGACTTATGATCAGGAGCCTCCAAGGAACAATCATGGACGGAGGAACCAAGATGGACAGAATAATCAGGGTTATGGAGACCAATACTTCTATTAA
- the LOC137634753 gene encoding uncharacterized protein — MTSIKPGSANMTSVKPVSASMTYIKPGSANMTSVKPGSASMTFVKPGSANMTSVKPVSASTTFVKPGNASMTYIKPGSANMTSVKSGSASMTSVKPGNASMTSIKPGSANITSIKPVSASMTFVKPVSASMTFVKPVSASMTFVKPGSASMTFVKPGNTSMASIKPGSANMTSVKPVSASTTFVKPGNTSMASIKPGSANMTSVKPVSASSANMTSVKSGSASMTSVNPDSANMTSVKSGSASMTSVKQGGASMTSVKPVSASMTFVKPGSASMTSVNPDSANMTSVKSGSASMTSVKQGGASMTSVKPVSASMTSVNPDSANMTSVNPDSANMTSVKSGSASMTSVKQGGASMTSVKPVSASMTSVNPDSANMTSVNPDSANMTSVKSGSASMTSVKQGGASMTSVKPGSARVTGTSSSNSVNSLGPGDRRISKIFCN, encoded by the exons atgacatctatcaagccaggtagtgccaatatgacatctgtcaagccagtcaGTGCCAGCATGACATatatcaagccaggtagtgccaatatgacatctgtcaagccaggtagtgccagtatgacatttgtcaagccag gtagtgccaatatgacatctgtcaagccagtcagtgccagtacgacatttgtcaagccaggtaaTGCCAGCATGACATatatcaagccaggtagtgccaatatgacatctgtcaaatcaggtagtgccagtatgacatctgtcaagccaggtaatgccagcatgacatctatcaagccaggtagtgccaataTAACATCTATCAAGCCAGTCAGTGCCAgtatgacatttgtcaagccagtcagtgccagtatgacatttgtcaagccagtcagtgccagtatgacatttgtcaagccaggtagtgccagtatgacatttgtcaagccaggtaaTACCAGCATGgcatctatcaagccaggtagtgccaatatgacatctgtcaagccagtcagtgccagtacgacatttgtcaagccaggtaaTACCAGCATGgcatctatcaagccaggtagtgccaatatgacatctgtcaagccagtcagtgcca gtagtgccaatatgacatctgtcaagtcaggtagtgccagtatgacatctgtTAACCCAGAcagtgccaatatgacatctgtcaagtcaggcagtgccagtatgacatctgtcaagcaaggtggtgccagtatgacatctgtcaagccagtcagtgccagtatgacatttgtcaagccaggtagtgccagtatgacatctgtTAACCCAGAcagtgccaatatgacatctgtcaagtcaggcagtgccagtatgacatctgtcaagcaaggtggtgccagtatgacatctgtcaagccagtcagtgccagtatgacatctgtTAACCCAGAcagtgccaatatgacatctgtTAACCCAGAcagtgccaatatgacatctgtcaagtcaggcagtgccagtatgacatctgtcaagcaaggtggtgccagtatgacatctgtcaagccagtcagtgccagtatgacatctgtTAACCCAGAcagtgccaatatgacatctgtTAACCCAGAcagtgccaatatgacatctgtcaagtcaggcagtgccagtatgacatctgtcaagcaaggtggtgccagtatgacatctgtcaagccaggtagtgccaggGTCACAGGCACTTCCTCCTCAAATTCTGTTAACTCTCTTGGACCTGGGGATAGGCGCATTAGTAAAATATTTTGTAACTGA
- the LOC137634760 gene encoding uncharacterized protein, which translates to MTSVKPVSASMTFVKPGNTSMASIKPVSANMTSVKPVSASMTFVKPGSANMTSVKPVSASTTFVKSGNASMTSIKPGNANMTSVKSGSASMTSDKPGNASMTSIKPGSANITSIKPVSASMTFVKPVSASMTFVKPGSASMTFVKPGSASMTFVKPGNTSMASIKPGSANMTTVKPVSASMTFVKPGSASMTFVKPGNTSMASIKPGSANMTSVKPVSASTTFVKPGNTSMASIKPGSANMTSVKPVSASSANMTSVKPVSASTTFVKPGNASMTSVKPGNASMTSIKPGSASMTSVKPGNASMTSIKPGSANMTSVKSGSACMTSVKPGNASMTSIKPGSANITSIKPVSASMTFVKPVSASMTFVKPVSASMTFVKPGSASMTFVKPGNTSMASIKPGSANMTSVKPVSASMTFVKPGSASMTFVKPGNTSMASIKPGSANMTSVKPVSASTTFLKPGNTSMASIKPGSANMTSVKPVSASSANMTSVKSVSASMTSVNPDSANMTYVKSGSASMTSVKQSGASMTSVKPVSASMTSVNPDSANMTSVNPDSANMTSVKSGSASMTSVKQGGASMTSVKPGSARDTGTSSSNSVNSLGPGDRRISKIFCN; encoded by the exons atgacatctgtcaagccagtcagtgccagtatgacatttgtcaagccaggtaaTACCAGCATGGCATCTATCAAGCCAGTtagtgccaatatgacatctgtcaagccagtcagtgccagtatgacatttgtcaagccag gtagtgccaatatgacatctgtcaagccagtcaGTGCCAGTACGACATTTGTCAAGTCAGGTAATGCCAgcatgacatctatcaagccaggtaatgccaatatgacatctgtcaaatcaggtagtgccagtatgacatctgaCAAGCCAGGTAATGCCAgcatgacatctatcaagccaggtagtgccaataTAACATCTATCAAGCCAGTCAGTGCCAgtatgacatttgtcaagccagtcagtgccagtatgacatttgtcaagccaggtagtgccagtatgacatttgtcaagccaggtagtgccagtatgacatttgtcaagccaggtaaTACCAGCATGgcatctatcaagccaggtagtgccaatatgacaactgtcaagccagtcagtgccagtatgacatttgtcaagccaggtagtgccagtatgacatttgtcaagccaggtaaTACCAGCATGgcatctatcaagccaggtagtgccaatatgacatctgtcaagccagtcagtgccagtacgacatttgtcaagccaggtaaTACCAGCATGgcatctatcaagccaggtagtgccaatatgacatctgtcaagccagtcagtgcca gtagtgccaatatgacatctgtcaagccagtcagtgccagtacgacatttgtcaagccaggtaaTGCCAGCATGACATCTGTCAAGCCGGGTAATGCCAgcatgacatctatcaagccaggtagtgccagtatgacatctgtcaagccag gtaatgccagcatgacatctatcaagccaggtagtgccaatatgacatctgtcaaaTCAGGTAGTGCCtgtatgacatctgtcaagccaggtaatgccagcatgacatctatcaagccaggtagtgccaataTAACATCTATCAAGCCAGTCAGTGCCAgtatgacatttgtcaagccagtcagtgccagtatgacatttgtcaagccagtcagtgccagtatgacatttgtcaagccaggtagtgccagtatgacatttgtcaagccaggtaaTACCAGCATGgcatctatcaagccaggtagtgccaatatgacatctgtcaagccagtcagtgccagtatgacatttgtcaagccaggtagtgccagtatgacatttgtcaagccaggtaaTACCAGCATGgcatctatcaagccaggtagtgccaatatgacatctgtcaagccagtcaGTGCCAGTACGACATTTCTCAAGCCAGGTAATACCAGCATGgcatctatcaagccaggtagtgccaatatgacatctgtcaagccagtcagtgcca gtagtgccaatatgacatctgtcaagtcagtcagtgccagtatgacatctgtTAACCCAGACAGTGCCAATATGACATATGTCAAGTCAGgcagtgccagtatgacatctgtcaagcaaagtggtgccagtatgacatctgtcaagccagtcagtgccagtatgacatctgtTAACCCAGAcagtgccaatatgacatctgtTAACCCAGAcagtgccaatatgacatctgtcaagtcaggcagtgccagtatgacatctgtcaagcaaggtggtgccagtatgacatctgtcaagccaggtagtgccaggGACACAGGCACTTCCTCCTCGAATTCTGTTAACTCTCTTGGACCTGGGGATAGGCGCATTAGTAAAATATTTTGTAACTGA